GTGATTGCCTTCGATGTAGAGTGTTTTGCCATCAACGGAGAAGGTGACTGGCCCGCCTTGTTCATCTGGCCCCCAGTGGCGCAGAATGTCCCACTCTTTGTCTGTCGTTTCCCGCAAAAGCAGGTCGGAACCGCCATCGGGTGTGCTGGCGACGGCGGCGCGTACCTGAAATTGGGCGTCGGATGTCCAGCTGACGATGTTACCTGGGTTGTCGGTATCGAATTCCACCGCGCCGTTTTTGAGGTTGATGCGGTAAACGTCGAATTTTTGGGGGTTGTTGAGGTTTAGGGCTACTAGCGCTTCGTCTGGAAACTTGGGGTCAAGTCCTATAGGTTGGGCTTTCACGCCTTGGAATGGAGTTAAGTCGCGGACAATGTTGGACTGGATGTTGACTGCGTAGAGGTGAAAGTTCTCGTCGCCGTCCGCGTCTTGCATATACATGAGTTGGTCGGCGTTGTAAGTCCAGAAGAAAATGCGGATACCGCGCTTTTTGTCGGCGGTTAGTTGGCGATCGTCCTCCTGTCCTACCGTTCGCAGCCAAACTTGCAAAACATTCTTGTCATCGGGAGCGATGTATGCTAAATACTTGCCATCGGGCGAAAGTCTGGGACTGCTGCGTTCGGGGTTGCCGAAGAGAATTTCGCGAGGAATTAATGGCGGCAGTTTGGTAGCGGTGCGATCGGCTGTTGCAGTTTGCATGGTATCTTAGTGTGCTTAACTTCCCTATTCTCACTTTGCACGCGGCGATAGAAACTCGTCTAGTGAGGCGAACCGATCGGATGATGAGGGTATCCGATTTTGGATTTTGGATTTTGCGCGAAGTGGGCGTCTTGGACGCCATGTCCTCTACTTGGGGAGACCCCAAGATCGGAATGGCTCCGCTTCCCGTCACGATGCCCACCTTCGCAAGAGAGGATTTTCGATTGGCTGGGCAACGATCGGAAGGAGCTTTAAATTCGGATAAATTTTTTGATGATTACCCTTGAAATGTCAGGCTTGCAACTCGTTTTTTTGACTAAATTATGAATCAAATGTCCTTGTTTAACAATCGAGTCGGCGTTTTAGCCACCATGCACAAAAAAGAGCGAGTTATCGCTCCCATTCTGGCAAAAGAGTTAGGAATTCAAGTGATTGTGCCCACGAATTTTGACACGGATGTATTCGGCACGTTTACAAGAGAAGTGAAACGGATGGGCACCCAAATTGAGGCGGCTCGGTTCAAAGCAGAAAAAGCGATCGCGATCTCTGGGGAAACTCTGGCATTTGCCAGCGAAGGTTCGTTTGGCCCTCACCCGCTCATTCCGTATCTCTCAGCTAATAGAGAAATTGTCTTGTTATTAGATAAAGCTAAGAATATAGAAATTGTTGGTGAAGTATTTTCAACTGAAACTAACCATAACCATCAAAGCGTTTCCAGTGTGGAAGAAGCTTATGAATTCGCTCAAAAAGTTGGGTTTCCCGAACACGCTCTAGTTGTTATAATTGGCGATGCTCAAGCAGGAAAGGGCGAAATTATCAAAGGTATTACTGCGGAAGCAGAACTTGTCGATACTGTAAAAACAAGCCTCAAGAAATCGGCGGACGGCAAAGTACATATTGAGACAGATATGCGGGCAATGTATAACCCGACGAGGATGAAAAATATCGAGAAAGCAACGCTCGATTTGATCGAAAAAATCAATCAAACTTGCCCGGACTGTGCTTGGCCAGGATTTGACGCGATCGCCAATAAAAAGGGATTGCCTTGCGAACTTTGCCATCTCCCTACTCATCTAACTCTAGCGGTAATTTATCAATGCAAAAAATGCGGTTATACTGTGGAAAAAATTTTCCCTAATGGGCGAGAAACCGCCGATCCGTCTCAATGTCAATACTGCAATCCCTAATGGGAAACGTCCCGTACCCATCAAAAATTTTTTCTGTTGTTTGGTTATCCTAAAGGCAGTCCGTAGTTTAAACTTAAACCATTCACCATTATCAAAAAATCAAGGTTAGCCTATGAAGATGGACAGCACCGCCAACAAGTTATTAACCAAGTCTCTGACTGGTTTGTTTCTGGGCATTTTAGCTGGATCGGGAGCGTATGTTTCGCTATTGCCACAACCTAGTTTGGCACAGATAGACGATAACGAACCGGCGCTAAATTTGCGGCCAAATGCGCGGCCACGAAATAACCCCCTGCTTCCGGGATCTGAACCTGGAGATTACGAAGTTAAAGGAGAGGAGTTGCAACGATGCTCTTTGCAAGCAAATAGTGACAAGAAAAATTGTACTAGCGTCATTTCTGGATACGGACAGATAGTTAGTTTCGGTACTCAGCTTTATACCCAAGGAAATCTTAGCAGCGCGGAATCTATATTTCGACAGTTGACTCAATCGCGTCCTAAAGAGGCAACGCCTTACTATAAGTTAGGGGTAGTTCTCGATCGCCAAGGCAGAATAGATGAAGCAATTAGTTCATATCGCAAAGCAATTGAAATAAATGCCAAACACGCACTAGCGCGTAACTCTTTGGGAGTGGCTTTGGCTAGGCAAGGTCAGATAGACGATGCGATCGGCGAGTGGCGACAAGCACTGGAAATTAATTCGGAATATGCAGACGCTTGGACTAATTTGGGGATAGCAATGTTGCAGCAAGGCAAAGAAGCAGATGCGGTAGAAAATTTTAAAAAGGCAAGGGAGTTATATCTAAAGCAACGGGAATTTCAAAAAGTTAAACAAGTTGACGAATTGTTGCAGCGCATCAATTCTCAATCAACTTAAAATGTAGAATTGGCTGCAATCTCTGCCAAACTGGAGAGCGATCGCATCGCTTTTTTAGTATCTTGACAGCGCTTTCACAATACATTCTGCTGGCATGACAAATAAATAGTTTGTCTGCAAAACCGAACATTGCTGCGCGACTTCTGCTACCGCAGGATAAATTCCTTGTTCTAGTCTTTGGATCGCCTCCTTTGCTACTGGTTGATACTGCATCAGCCAGGGATTTTTTGTGATGTGTTCCGGTGTAAATGCTAAGTCAGCTATTAACCAAAAGTCTATGCCATACTTTTGGATAAAGCTTTTTACTTCCTCTGGATTCAGAGTGTATTGTGCGTTAATTAGGTCGATCGATCGCTGGCGCATCTGCGCGTAGTATTTTGTATGGTAAGGTAGGGAATATTCCGACCCTACTAAAATTGAGCGTTTGCTAAAGGTGGGGATAAAATTTGCTTCCCCTTCCAAAGTAGCGATCGTAATATCTTTCGGTTGCGCTTTAAAAAATTCGTATATAGCTTGCGAGTTACCTGTTTTGTACGCAGTGATAGGAAAGTTTTTCAAAAAGTGGGGATGCAGGATCAATGCAGCTGCGATCGCACCAGTTATCCACAGTTGCCAAGGCTTTTCTTTCCTATTCTGTTTGTCGGTAATAAAAGAATTTAAAACTGCATCCAGCATTAAGGTGAGTGCGAGTCCACCTGCGATCGCCAACACAATTCGCAGAGTATGTTCGCTATAGCGACTCGGACAATAAAGTTTAAATAGCAGCAGATGCGCGGCGAAAAACATCACCAGCGATGCCAAAATAACTTGAGGTAAAACTTTCAAGTTATTTTTCAAATGGCTAATTAAAGGAAAACGATATCGCAATAAAATCGGAAAGGCAAATCCTACTAGAATTGCTTGCGGCTTTAACCAAGGTAATAAACCGCTATCTTTACCGTTCAACCAAAACAAGAAAAAATTGCTGTGAAAAAACTTCGATCGTCCTTTGGGTAAAAACTCCGGTAAAGTTCTAGCGACACTTCCCGTAACGGTTGGCCCATATTTTGCTGATGTCAATACGGATGGCAATATTGATAGGAAAGCTACTCCTAAAGCTAAAGTAAAAAATACATAATCTTTGCGATTCCCGGAAAGACGAGGTAATCCTTTTTCCCAATCCAACAAGCGCAGGAATAAGACGAGAAGCGAAACCAATACGACTAAAGGGTAAAACAACCCTTGCAGCGCAATTGTTACCAGACAAGCTAGTTGCGATCGCCGCAACAAATAGTACAAAAATGCTGTGAAAAGCGGATACAAAAATGCTCTCGGTGTTGCCGAAACTAAATCATCTTTCATCCACAAACTTTGATTCATCAACAAAGTAGAAAGAAATCCCGCTACTGGCAAAGGTAAAATCTGCATACATACGCCAAAAAGGTATGCTGTTGTTATCAATCCCAGTACCATTGGCAAAAGTTTACTCAACAGCAACGCCGGCATACCGAGATGTACCATTAACCAAAATAGCGCGAGATATCCGGTGGGTGTAACTGATTGATAATAGTCAGCGATTAAATCATTAGGTAGCAATTCCGGATCGGTGAAACGCTGCAAAAAAAATACATACTGCCGTGCATCATCTTGGACGACATATTCGCTAGCAAAGCCTTTTTGCAGTCCTTGAAAGGCGTAAATTGCGGCAAAAATCAAGCTCAAAGTCAACCAAAAAATTATCTTATTTTTGGATGGTTTTGCGATCGGATCGGTTAAAGATTGGTGCAGGCGTTTGACGAGCATAAAAGATTAGTTTGAGTTGGCTTTGAGAAGACAATCTGTTTGTAGCAATACTAAGTCGCGTTCCCGCAAAACAGCACAGCGATCGACAAATTTTGCTAGTGCGGGAACAGTTCCCTGCTGTAAGTTGGATATCGCTTCTGAAGTTGCAGGCTGATACAGATTCAGCCATCGCCTATTAGCATGATCGATGCGATCGAAATAATCTGGCTGAAATGCTGAACTATCCAATAGCCAAAAGTCCACGCCATATTTTTGAATAAATTGTCGCACTCGATTTAGATCCGAATTGTATTGAGCGCTAATTAAATCGATAACTCTTTGGCGAATCTGGCCATAATACTTTGTATGGAAAGGGAGGGAATATTCCCTAGCTACTAAAATGGGTCGTTTGGCAAAGGTCGGCAGGTTATTCGCTTCTAAAGATAGGGAAGCTATTACACTATCTTTCGGTTGTTGTTGCAAGTATTGATACAGTGCTGTTGTTTCACCTACTACATATCCCGGTCTGGGAAAAAATCTTAAAGTGTGGGGATAAATTATGAGCGCTGAAAATATCAAAAAGCTGAATAGTAAAGGCAATAAAAGGATTTTTTTCTTGAGCGGATTCCTGGGATATTGAGGAGGAGTTTTTGACTGATAATTAAGATAAGCTCGAAAAGCCATATCCAGCAGTGTAATTAATAAGATAGCAGAAGCGATCGCCAACACAATCCGCAAGCTATGTTGCGTGTATCTGCTAGGGCCATAAAGCTTAAACATTAACAGATGTGCGGCGAAAAACATCGCGAAGGATGCTAACACAGTTTCAGTTAAAATTTTAATTTTGCTTGATATCTGACTCGTCAAAGGAAAACGATCGGAAAATATCAATACAACTGGTAATAATATGCCTATAAAAAGTTGTGCGGGGCCAACATAAGGAAAAATGCCAGTTTCTGGGCCAGCAAACCAAAAGGCCAAGGGATTGTTATTGTAAAAAAAGCTTACCCTCGCACCTACCATAAATTCCGGTACGGATTTGGCTTCGTTAATTGTAATCAATGGGGCGAATTTTGAGGATGCGATCGCATAAGGTAATAGAGATAAAAATGCTACTCCCAATCCTGTCAAACAAAATAGAAAATCTTTGCGATCGCGTGACAAACTCAGCCGTCCTTTTTGCCAATTCAACAATCGCAGCAGCAATATTCCCATCGA
The genomic region above belongs to Aerosakkonema funiforme FACHB-1375 and contains:
- a CDS encoding DUF6671 family protein: MNQMSLFNNRVGVLATMHKKERVIAPILAKELGIQVIVPTNFDTDVFGTFTREVKRMGTQIEAARFKAEKAIAISGETLAFASEGSFGPHPLIPYLSANREIVLLLDKAKNIEIVGEVFSTETNHNHQSVSSVEEAYEFAQKVGFPEHALVVIIGDAQAGKGEIIKGITAEAELVDTVKTSLKKSADGKVHIETDMRAMYNPTRMKNIEKATLDLIEKINQTCPDCAWPGFDAIANKKGLPCELCHLPTHLTLAVIYQCKKCGYTVEKIFPNGRETADPSQCQYCNP
- a CDS encoding tetratricopeptide repeat protein; its protein translation is MKMDSTANKLLTKSLTGLFLGILAGSGAYVSLLPQPSLAQIDDNEPALNLRPNARPRNNPLLPGSEPGDYEVKGEELQRCSLQANSDKKNCTSVISGYGQIVSFGTQLYTQGNLSSAESIFRQLTQSRPKEATPYYKLGVVLDRQGRIDEAISSYRKAIEINAKHALARNSLGVALARQGQIDDAIGEWRQALEINSEYADAWTNLGIAMLQQGKEADAVENFKKARELYLKQREFQKVKQVDELLQRINSQST